In the genome of Spodoptera frugiperda isolate SF20-4 chromosome 1, AGI-APGP_CSIRO_Sfru_2.0, whole genome shotgun sequence, the window CTTGCAATAAGGTGAAGCAATTTTTTTGGCGGTTAAGTAATATGGATCGCAAATAACTTGGTTATGTTATCTCGAAAgctatttataatgtttaatttattttatcaaactgaaccacttatttcttttaatttctaattaattaaaacgttacTTAAAGTAAGAAGtttatataggttttttttaccTAGCAACATTATATTATCGTCGTTTGACGTTAATCCGATCATGATTGGAAATTACGTTATTAATGGCCGTTgataattgtattaattaacttcaattataataatttaaatccgGTCGAAGGAAAAACATTCCTTATATGGACCAcgactatattttttaatctttatttcatAGTGTGACATCATCagttgttgtttattaattagcTGTCTTAGTAGGTGGGCAATACTAGCAAAACTTAAATACTAAGCAGAAACCAAGGGGCACtagttagtaggtacctaaaaccTTTTTAGTATGGCTAATTAAAAGGAGATAGATGGAACAAAATTGCTAGTATGGATTGTGAGCCTTCTTCTTTCAACATAGGAGTGGCTATTCAATGAaaaagttagttagttagtacaTACCTTAAATcttctacttattttatttattaaactcatATTGTATGTTTTCAGGCGGTATGCCAGTAGTGCCGTCAGGCACGATGATGCCCCCAATGATGCCGCCGGTGTTAGATGAGAATATGCGGCACTACCTGGTGCATGCGCAGGCGCATCCGCACCACGCAGCGCATCACCAGCCGCCGCACCACCAGCCACAACACCACCAACCACCGCCCCACCACCAGCCACCACATCATTATGTAAGTTTATAACAATATTCGTATCTTTTTGTTTAAAACCACCTTTTCGTTCTTAAGCAAATATCTTCCACTTTGCCAGTTTGTCTAGGAACAAGGTAATAACTACTTAGGTAGGAACTCTACTACGGTAACAAGGTATCTATTCGGTCGCAAAATAGATATAGAAATCAGTCCATCTATTCTAGAACTGTCATGGGCAGTATAAAAACACACAGCAGTAGATCTTTTTTAACGCAGTTATTAACCAATTACTCTtcctgctttgggcgaggcgagagggagtgtcagactcttactgactaaaaaccacctcgttcctactcctgctgctacttttcgagccgaagccccggtaacccactaggcagtatGCAAAGAAGTAGATATTAGGGTCAAACTTATTGTAGGTTTCATTGTTTTTTACCCTTCTTTTTGCGTTAGGCGTCCATGTTCATAAAAAGGTTTTTCTCCGGAATGTGTGAATAGCTCAGAAGTTGGAACCGATCACTTTAATCAATTGCATACTCCATCGGCTGTAACAATGGTCATTGATGCAATATGATCACGTGGTACGTGTGACATGCGTGTCTTGACCAGGATAGCCATGTCATGCCGTGTTATGCAAGTAAAACTAATTAGCCTTATCCCGGATAGAGCTAATCAGATCCTTGTTTTGTTAGAGCTACTTAAGTAGCTTCTTTCTATGAATTTCTGACTCATATACCATATGCGCAACACGGATCTAAGAGGgttcttttttattacaaaaacgaAGGATCTTGTCTTACCTACCTAGCAATCCTAGAAAGAATGAACCATATAGGTACAATGACTATAAAATGATTCCGATTCCACAACAGGATAATCAAAGGAATCCCATTTACTGCGCAGTAGGACTTTCGACCTTGCGATCCTAAGAATAGGGGACAATACGTAGTGCACCCGCAATCTAGTAATTCTATCATGCACTTGCAGGTTCTTGTTATCTAATAAACTTCTTGTTATCCGTTTGATAGTTTCACCTCCAACAGCCAATCGCTAACAAATTGCAGCCACCTCGTTATATAACTTTACTCGTGTACATCATGTATACTGCATACTTCTATGTACCTAGGTAGTAGATGTATTCGCAAAAGATGAGCATATTAATCGATTCTGggctttaaaaaataatatcttctcAATCAGATAATGAGGTTCAGTACCCATATTATGCCAATATCAATTCGGTATTCGCAACATCTTAGTAGGTATAGTATGTGTACAACCGTATTTTTCGCTCACAGCATACCTTCGCGGTTCAATGGCCCATCAAGGCCAATATATgctattaacattttaaagttgTTGACAATCAACTACTAACATGATCCGATGTATATTATCCAACGCCCATAAACCTAGTGTAGTTTGACtgcttttaattttacttaaattaatgtataaaGACTTGGTAATGCTTTTTAGTGGTGGATGAACCAAATGAAAAGAATACCTTAAAATCTGTTAGTCTCTAGTTcggcttatatttttttaagcttaACAGCAAAATTACAAAGAAAGAGTTTATAAATTGATTAATGAACTGTACTCTTTGATAAATTATGGACGCCAGTtgagtaaagaaaaatataagatCCTGTTTTGTTTCTAAACGCAATGGCACAATGCAAGTGCAATGCAACTGTCAGTGTCAAATCAAAGTTTGACGTTTAATTAATGTCATCAGTTCGTTGCCTTTTGTTTGTACCGGCGAAACGGTAGCAAAAGCGATTTATTTACcaacaaataacaaataataatctaaaGCGTGTTTTCTAGATGATTCACAATTTGGCTAACTATTAACTGTGTATCATGttgtagttaaataaaaatgtacaatgtAAACTGAGTACAAGTTCACAACTGACAAAATCACTTCGATAGCTTGAACCTTCTGTGTAAACATTTCTGTCGTTACATCGATTGTTTCGCTTGTAATTTCAACAGTGTACCTAGGTACATGGACATTTCGCTTTAAAATTTGTGTACAGGCGTTGTTATCCGACAATATTCAGTAGGTAGGTGATTAAATAAAGTCGCGCTTTATGCGAGGCTAATCTAATCGTGGCGAAGTTATACGTTCGCGTATGATTGTGTAGCGCAGTGTTATCACGAAAAACAGTTGGCTGTTGCTAGTACGTGGCAGTGACGTTTACTAAAAActattgaaattgttatttaaatgctGTTAAAGTCTTAAAAATGGGTGATCCTGAGCAAAATAAGGCGAATGCCTCTCAACAAGCAGGACATAATCGGGTCTGTTCaaataaacttgtttatttcattttattacacaGGTTTTAATACAATATGCTTATGTATGTGGAGTTCTCAATGTTTGTGCCTtatgtttaatgaaaattaaataaatttgtttcTCTGTTTTACCTAAATAGGTTCACATCAAGATATAATCTAAgataattctaaaaataaatacatgctaactatccatacatacataaggcaataatatatcaatgtgtttgaagtaataaaaatactcacTTGACATTGCTGTAAAATGAAATGGTTTAGATTCTTTCgttacctactaatattattattaattttaatctacCCACTATTCGTAATTACACAAAATAGTTCATTGTAGGTATATGAACAAATCATTGGCAATCATTTTATAAGAATCAATGTAGGTACTTGACAAGTGACACTTGTTCTTCCAGCCTCCTACAAATGGTACGGGGGGACCGCAACACTACTACAGTACGGGCTACCCACCGCACTTCCACCACGTTCCACACCACATGCAGCATTCCCCACCTCCAGTGTACCAGAAAGACGAGAGGACCCAGAGGCAGTActctaaactaaaacaaaaactagaaaGGAAACAAACTAATAGGAACAACGGAAttggtgagtttttttttgtttccaaatatttattgatattgctGCTTataaagttgtgtgtgtgtgttttttaatCATTGTTTAGATGTATTCCTGTCTTTTTGTTTAGCTTATTGATTGATAACCTGCATTGCTTCATTGCATCAATTTAACAATATGTGTGTAGTTGCCAATGTGCATCATGACTTCTTATCCTTTTAGACATATTGTCTCCATGTTGTAACTACTATAatttactgaaaattttaaaactcATGCTGTGATTTGGTTCTGtttaggaaaaaatatatttaagtttaatcaTTTGAAatactttgtaataaataatacttgatATAGCAGGTAGTTGGAAATTATGTATGctaggtaaaaataagtttacaTCCTTTTATTTGGAATTTAATAGTTAAAAGTGAAAAGTTGAAGTATGTTTTTGGGGAATGAATGGAAAAAATATGTGGTTTCAAGTATACTTGTAGTAAATTTGCAAGCAGGAGTGGCAAGAAGAGTAAATCTGCTATAACAATAAATAGCAATTTTATTGGTTAATTGTATTTCATCAATCATTAAACAGTTATCAATATTGTGAATGCAGATGCGAATTCGGGTGCTAGTACGCCGTCGTTGTCTCCGCGGAAGGAATTGAACGGGCGCGCGGGCAGTAGTGGCGGTGGCAGCTTAGCCAACAGCATGCCCAGCAGTGGACCCAGCAGCGGCGCCAGCACCGCCGGCGTCGGCAGCGGCACGACCACCTCCTCCGGAGCCTGGTCCGAGGAAGGAGAAGCTTCCTCAGCCGAAACTTCAGTACAAGGCGATGGCTCATCTGCCGCAGCCTCTGTCCAAGGCGACGGAGAGGGTGAAGATGAAACGTCGGCCCAGGCCATACTCGACATGTTTGCTGCTAGACGCACACCTCAGGTTTGTAGTTAAACATGAATGTATGTGTGATACgtctaattattttactttatagaaTATAGAATTAAGAGgtgaattgaaaattttcaGATCACTGATGTATCGTCGACCAGCGCTCTAGTGATTTGGAATATACCAGTGCCAGAAGACGTCATAGTACCAAGTGGCGAGTTAACTTACGATTTGCTCCTGGCTGATCGTAAGGCTGGTGGCCGCTACAAGGCTATCTATAGTGGACAAAGTCTTACATGCCGGTGAGTGAGACTATATATTCCTACAAATTGAAGTTCCATGATTTGATTTCCATAATAACTCGTTCTTTTTTTGTAACAGGGTGAGAGATCTGAAACCGGGTTATGAATATTCGGTATGCCTCCAAATCCGCGCCGGCAAGTTAGATGCGACGAGTGCGTCGGCCACATtccgcgcccccgccgcgcgCCCCGACCAGATGCCGGCGCCGCGCGTGGCGCAGCGGGCGCGCACCTCGCTGCCGCTCCGCTGGAACGCCGCCACCGACAACGGCGCGCGCATCCTCTACTACGTGCTGGAGATGGACGACGGCGAGGGCTTCGTAGAGATCAGCCGGCCCCGTACTCGGCAGCACACGGTCAACAACCTCCGGCCGCAGACTCGCTACCGGTTCCGTATCGCCGCAGTCAACGAGTGCGGGCGCGGCGAGTGGAGCGAGGAGGCAGTCGCCTGGACCACGGGCTCGCCCCCGCCGGCCCCCGCTCCCCCCGCGCTGACTTCTGCCAGCAACGAGTCCTTGGTTCTCGGGTGGGAGCGTCGCTCCGACGAAGAATTTACCTTACAAATGGACGACGCAGCTCGCGGCCACGGATTTTTACCAGTGTATTCGGGTCCAGACCGATCTTACGTCTGCAGTGGACTCCATCGTGCTACCGATTACCGTTTTCGTCTTCGAAGTGAGACCGTCGACGGTCAAGGTCCCTGGTCTGTAGAAGTGACGTACCGAACGCTACCTGAACGCCCCGGGCCACCTGGAAGACCGACTGCACGTGGACGTATTCATTCACGTGCTTTCCGCCTACGCTGGGAACCACCTGTCGATGACGGTGGCGCAGCCATCGATTCCTATACCCTCGAGCTCGACGCTGGCGATGGATACCGACCGGCTTACCGTGGACCCGAGCGTGAAGCACATTGCGATCGACTACTGCCCGGTACACCTTACCGAGCGCGCGTGCGTTGTAACAACGAGGCCGGCGCCAGCGACTGGTCTGCCACCGAGACTGTGACCACGGAGTGCGCGGTGCCTGGCGCCccgccggcgccggcgcccgcCGCCGAGCCGCGCAGCACGCTGCTGGCGCTGCGCTGGCGGGCGCCCGACTGTACCGGCGGCGCGCCCATCACCGAGTATCGGGTGGAAATCGTTCCCTCGGCCGATACTGACGGAGCTGCTCGCGTCGCCTATCAAGGAGTTGACTGCGAATGTATAGTTCGTGAACTGATGCCCGGTCGTGAGTATCGTACGTGGGTCACGGCGCACAACAGGGTGGGCGCGAGCCCACCGTCTCAAGCTCTCACGTTCTCGACGGCACCGGCGCCACCTGAGGCACCCGAAACCCCCACTGCACAACTGGAGGGCGCTCGCGCTGCTCGCCTGGAATGGACCGCACCACGCGACAATGGAGCACCCATCCTCGACTATCGCCTCGAAATGAGCGCAACGAACGTCGACGACGCCTTCTCAGAAGTGTACAGGGGTGCGGAGACGAGCTGCCTGGTGGGACGTTTGGTCCCGTTCTCCCCCTACTTCTTCCGAGTGTGCGCCACTAACTCTGCGGGGCGCGGCGCGTGGTCCGGCGTGCGCGACGTGCTGACGCCGCGCGCCCCGCCCGGCGCCCCCGCCGGCCTGCGCCACGAGGCCACGGCCGACAGCCTGCGCCTGCACTGGCGCCCCCCGCCGGCGCACGGCGCCATCGTGCTGCGCTACCGCGTGGAGGTGGGCGACGCCGCCTTCGACACGGACGGGCCGGCGCCCGAGCGGCTCGTGCAGGGGCTGGAGCCCGACACCGTGTACCGCGTGCGGGTGGCCGCGCTCAACGAGCTGGGGCTGGGCGAGTGGTCCGAGGAGGCGCGCGCCGCAACCCGGCCGcggccgcccgcgccgcccgcacTACGCTGTGTACAGGCGCAGCACAACTACCTGCGGCTGGACTGGCCCGCCGCGGCCGGGGACGGCGCCCAGTACTGCGTGGAGATGCGCTCGCTGGACGCCCGCGACTTCCGCCCCGTGTACCGCGGCTCCGCGCGCTCCTGCAAGGTCAAGAAGCTGCGCGAGGCGACTACTTACGCATTCCGGATACGTGCCAGCGACGAGCGCGGCGGCCGCGGCGTCTGGTCGGAGCCGCTGGAGGCCAGCACCATCagcgcgcccccgcccgcgccccgcgcccccacGGTGCAGCAGTGCGCCCCCCGCGCCGCGCTGGTGTCGTGGGATGCGCTGGAAGACTCCGAGTACGTGCTGCAGTGCGCGCGCGCCAAGGACGCCGTTTACAAGCAGGTCAGTTCTCGATTAATCCAATTCCCAATTGTTCGACGTTATCGAATTCGTGTCGGTATAATGTTGGTATAACCGTGCGTGTGTTGTGCAGGTGTACTCTGGCAGCGAGACGCAGTTCCAGCTGGAGGAGCTGGAGCTGGGCGCGGAGTACCTGGTGCGGCTGTGCTGCGTGCGCGCCGGGCTGGCGGGCGCGTGGGGCCCGGCGGCGCGCCTGGCGgtggcgggcgcggcgccggcgcccgCGTGCGGCGACCGCGCACGACGCGCGCGCTGCAGCCGGGGCACGTGGCGCTGCTGATGGCGGCGGCGTTCCTGGCGCTGGCCGTGTGCGTGGCCGTGCTGCTGCAGCGCCTGGTGGAGGCGCGGCCGTGACGCGAGCTGGCCGCGGCCCGGCCGCGCGCGCTGGCCCGCCTGTAGCCGGCCGACTATGGCTGAGTGCGGCCGGCTGCGGCCGACGGTGGCCGAGTGCGGCCGACGTGGCCGACTGTGGCCGACTGTGGCCGAGTGACTCGAGTTCTCGTGTTTTGTACGGCCGAGTCCGGGCGGCGGACGGGCGCCAGCTCGCGATGGCCGCGCCTCTCGTCGCGTCCGTCGATGGATATCGatgttttaatttagattacaaaaatattaccgGCTTTGCATTTTTTGCATCGATGTGAGGTTGCCATTCAgagtgtatattttttacagtCGAGCGAGAGAGCCTCTCGTTCTATCGTGTCTCCTATGTGTTGTATCTAAACTTTCACAAATTTTCATAAATCTAGTCTATGCttgtaacttattattttatttactgtattAGCGAAATGCCGTTGTGCTTGTTATACTATATTTGAATATCGAATCGTAATATTTGTTTAGATGGTGATACGACACGTACTTCcgatatttactattttatcctctttgtatttttccatacatttgatatttttataaaattgaattatcGAACGATCTGTTGCATAACTTTATCAGATTTAATTATAAGAAGATAGCAAACGAGGTgctctatattattattaaagttttgttaAGAGGGACGTGGCCCCTCGCTCTGCAACGAGTTTCCAGTGTGTGTGCTGTGATCACTTCCTTATGCGAATGAGACTGATTTTACAAGTAAATGCTTTGTTTATAGAATGAATCAATGCTTATCCTTGACGAGTCCTGTGTCGCCAGTCCCCGGCTGGCCACGGCCGCCCGTGTCCACTCGGCACGCGCGCGACACAGAACAATCCGATTTTATATGCTCCGAGTGCTTATTTGATAGTATCgatgtacctaattatattgtattatcgataacttcataatattgttgtttttaattctcAGAACATGACCTTTTATTGATGACATTATATaatatagattaattaatttgtttataaatttagAGATTACGAATTATTGAGATTGTTACCACCCGGTATAAAAGTAAGAACAGGAAttcaattttagaaaattatgtttgaaatatgatattttaaattagattcCCATACTGGTGTCTGTtactttaataacattattagaaAATTGTTAACTGATGTTcatatacctataaatataattttaataaacgaaTTTCTTGTAGATAAGAAAAAGTGAATTTAAGTATCATTTATATTCAGAACTAGAGTAAATAAAGCATTGTACGGGGATGAACTTTGATGTTTCTTAGTATCATTATTCAGATTAATGTCGTTTCGTGAAGGTAATGtcgtacataataaataacattgaataTTGTCATTGTTACGTAGGCTTCGTATTGTATTCGACCGTACGTACGTACCGGGCCGCCGCCTCGTACCGCGCGGCGCCCTGTACGTcgctgtatttatttattattgtttatggtTGGGATACAATTACGCACCAATAGGCATTAATATAtcgtaaatatgtaatatttacttCTACTGTGATTAGCATATTCTATTCTTTCTATtgtatctttattattattattgtctgaAACATTCCTAGAGTACGTGTTACTTTTTGGATTTGAAATGTcttctgtttttattaaatttgttaaTATTTCTGTAGTTGAGAAATTCACTTCGTGCCTATTTCCGTACGGCATAATTTAAAACGTAAGCGCAGCTTACACtgttataaatttattatttaattttcgaaaaatttatCATAATGACGATGTGcaattaacaattatttattctttatcgcttaatataaatatttattttttagaaattattatcaGAATAGTATCGTGTATCAAGTGAAGGAATCGATGTTCCTAGTGAGTTTTACACTCTTGTACAATACACCGATTGCAAGCTAAATTGTGTACTATGGTCAAGCATTCCAACTTTATTCCACTTGTAAATAGGCCTAATGAATTCTATGACTTTTATAAATGTACATGctttaataatgaaatgtaaataaatctgATATTCATGAGCTTCGTGTAAGGAGCATGTTTAGATGCTGAACATGTATGCCAATTGAAATTACTGCATTGTGTTGAGAACTaaacgtttttaaattaatgagaATAACGGGGATAACATCTCatattgtatttgtgtttgaGTATGTAACGTATAACGAAAAATgtatatgttttaatataatatttgatgatgttatgtatacaatttattaaacatgaatatatcaataaaactatattttgtgtacattgaatgtttaatttgtttttctacaATACAAAACATACCACCAAACTTAATTAAGATCTGCTCAAATGCCATAATACTAAGTTATAAG includes:
- the LOC118273603 gene encoding LOW QUALITY PROTEIN: fibronectin type-III domain-containing protein 3a (The sequence of the model RefSeq protein was modified relative to this genomic sequence to represent the inferred CDS: inserted 1 base in 1 codon) gives rise to the protein MVGVGVAEGGGGGGGPGDGYYGEYYPPEQYYVPQEMCPHPSQHPQHAHMCTVLPEYGGMPVVPSGTMMPPMMPPVLDENMRHYLVHAQAHPHHAAHHQPPHHQPQHHQPPPHHQPPHHYPPTNGTGGPQHYYSTGYPPHFHHVPHHMQHSPPPVYQKDERTQRQYSKLKQKLERKQTNRNNGIDANSGASTPSLSPRKELNGRAGSSGGGSLANSMPSSGPSSGASTAGVGSGTTTSSGAWSEEGEASSAETSVQGDGSSAAASVQGDGEGEDETSAQAILDMFAARRTPQITDVSSTSALVIWNIPVPEDVIVPSGELTYDLLLADRKAGGRYKAIYSGQSLTCRVRDLKPGYEYSVCLQIRAGKLDATSASATFRAPAARPDQMPAPRVAQRARTSLPLRWNAATDNGARILYYVLEMDDGEGFVEISRPRTRQHTVNNLRPQTRYRFRIAAVNECGRGEWSEEAVAWTTGSPPPAPAPPALTSASNESLVLGWERRSDEEFTLQMDDAARGHGFLPVYSGPDRSYVCSGLHRATDYRFRLRSETVDGQGPWSVEVTYRTLPERPGPPGRPTARGRIHSRAFRLRWEPPVDDGGAAIDSYTLELDAGDGYRPAYRGPEREAHCDRLLPGTPYRARVRCNNEAGASDWSATETVTTECAVPGAPPAPAPAAEPRSTLLALRWRAPDCTGGAPITEYRVEIVPSADTDGAARVAYQGVDCECIVRELMPGREYRTWVTAHNRVGASPPSQALTFSTAPAPPEAPETPTAQLEGARAARLEWTAPRDNGAPILDYRLEMSATNVDDAFSEVYRGAETSCLVGRLVPFSPYFFRVCATNSAGRGAWSGVRDVLTPRAPPGAPAGLRHEATADSLRLHWRPPPAHGAIVLRYRVEVGDAAFDTDGPAPERLVQGLEPDTVYRVRVAALNELGLGEWSEEARAATRPRPPAPPALRCVQAQHNYLRLDWPAAAGDGAQYCVEMRSLDARDFRPVYRGSARSCKVKKLREATTYAFRIRASDERGGRGVWSEPLEASTISAPPPAPRAPTVQQCAPRAALVSWDALEDSEYVLQCARAKDAVYKQVYSGSETQFQLEELELGAEYLVRLCCVRAGLAGAWGPAARLAVAGAAPAPAXRRPRTTRALQPGHVALLMAAAFLALAVCVAVLLQRLVEARP